One genomic segment of Nymphaea colorata isolate Beijing-Zhang1983 unplaced genomic scaffold, ASM883128v2 scaffold0424, whole genome shotgun sequence includes these proteins:
- the LOC116244974 gene encoding uncharacterized protein LOC116244974 encodes MYDAVVTAADALKKFKINYPDCLLRIVALTDGEDTGSKYSVEETTRILVENKIVIDSFAVGANCEGLKTISIASGGKCYLTRNLEESLKLFEQETVLSVRARKADESIDKLSIEQRIIKAKLLPFDLPNTVHEFKVPEAQGGGISAKDMVKKFQNEGEAKKLSGNNSLKRIAKEIQNYSDNPHPFVAIFPCANINLWKILLLGPKETPYENGLFLLYAQFPGDYPFKAPEVRFITPIYHCNMNSQGRICHSVFDRNYSPALTFRQIIDCVYGLILTPEPEDPLDNVIASFYLSDYNTYLKNAKEFTKAKASLATEAIVDELFGKIVDDSERKQKEKEIEEWVTLAKSFN; translated from the coding sequence ATGTACGACGCAGTAGTCACTGCTGCAGATGCActcaaaaagttcaaaatcaaCTATCCCGACTGCTTGCTCAGAATTGTTGCCCTTACTGATGGAGAAGATACTGGATCGAAATACTCAGTCGAAGAGACCACTCGCATACTCGTCGAGAATAAGATTGTCATTGATTCATTTGCAGTTGGAGCCAACTGCGAGGGACTAAAGACAATCTCGATTGCTTCAGGTGGAAAATGCTATCTTACACGCAACTTGGAAGAAAGCTTGAAGCTGTTCGAGCAAGAAACTGTGCTTAGCGTCCGTGCTCGCAAGGCTGATGAAAGCATTGATAAACTTTCTATTGAGCAGCGCATCATCAAGGCTAAGCTGTTGCCCTTCGACCTTCCTAATACTGTTCACGAATTCAAAGTCCCTGAAGCTCAGGGCGGAGGTATTTCGGCGAAGGATATGGTTAAAAAGTTCCAAAACGAGGGAGAGGCTAAGAAGCTGTCGGGCAACAACAGTCTGAAGCGCATCGCTAAGGAAATTCAAAATTACAGCGATAATCCCCACCCGTTCGTGGCTATCTTCCCATGTGCTAACATTAATCTATGGAAGATTTTGCTCCTTGGTCCCAAGGAAACTCCCTATGAGAATGGTCTCTTCTTGCTCTATGCTCAATTCCCAGGAGACTATCCATTCAAGGCGCCAGAGGTGCGTTTTATTACTCCGATCTACCACTGCAACATGAATTCGCAAGGACGTATCTGCCACTCAGTCTTTGACCGAAACTATTCCCCTGCTCTCACTTTCCGCCAGATCATCGACTGTGTCTACGGCCTCATCCTCACCCCAGAGCCTGAAGACCCACTTGATAACGTCATTGCTAGTTTCTACTTGAGTGACTACAACACATATCTCAAAAACGCAAAGGAGTTTACAAAGGCCAAGGCTTCCCTCGCCACCGAGGCGATCGTTGATGAGTTGTTTGGCAAGATAGTCGACGACTCTGAACGCAAgcaaaaggagaaggaaattgAAGAATGGGTCACATTAGCCAAGAGCTTCAACTGA